The genomic DNA CCTAGCTTGCGGCTGCCACCCTAAGAAAAGCCTTCGGGGTCCTTGTGTATTAAGTGGTCTTAGCTTCGACTGCTTGAGTAACATTTTCCCCAGTTGGCTTTTGACTGGCAGCCGTCCCATCATCTAAATGCGTACTCACTCCCACGTTTTGCGGGTGCCCATCCTTCTCTGGAACAGccgcagcttcttttcctAAAACTTCTGGGACATCAGTACTCTCGCCTGCCTCTTTGTGCAGTTTGGCAAGCCTGGCTTCCTCCTTGCGTTGCAGGTTCAATTCagtgagctcttcttccgtTATCAAGTGATGCTTATGTGATTTTGCTGCAGATTTGAGCTCCCCTTTATCGTCCAGTTCGCAGGACTCAATGCTTACAACCCACGGGTCAGCCATTACTTCGTTCATCAGTATTCTCTTTCTGGGATCTAGCTGTAGCATTTGGCCGATGATATGCCTCGAATGACGCGGCAGCAACTTAAGAAGCCTATAGGCGCCCCTGGTAGGGTCCTTTTCATTGTCAGTCTCCTCGCAAAACAACCTGAAAGACTGATACTTGTCGCGAGGCGCCTTCCACGGAAACCGCCTGAGTGTCATACAATAAAACATGATAGCAACCGACCAAACATCAACAGGGCGAGGATCGTAGGAAGGGTACGTGAGTAGTTCTGGCGCTAGGTAGGGGTCAGAGCCCACGATGCCTCGTGCATTGAGGATTTCCTGCTCGTATGGGTActgaaaaacaacagcGCTACCGAAGTCGATCAATTTCAGGATTCCTTGTGATGTGACAACACAGTTGTCAAGCTTCAGGTCTCGATGAGCAAGACCTGTTTTATGAAGATAAGCCACCCCATTGCAAATCTGCTTGAAATAACATGCTATTTCATGTTTTGTCATGAGGTCACTCATTACTAAAGTAAAAAAGTCATATGGGCAATACTCCATTACCACGAGAAAGTTTGGCCCCTCTTGTAGCAGGTCCAACGTTTCAATAATGTTGCAGTGGTGTAGCGTTGAACCAATGCAAAACTCAGCGGTAACCTTTTTTGAATATTCAATTTGTGATTCTTTGGTTCCACGCGCCCGAAAACGTTTCACAGCAAATAGTTTACCATCCATAGACTTGACTACCGAAACAGACCCCGAGGCCCCCTCTCCAATCATTTTCCCCGGAATTCCATACTTCTCAATAAGCTCTCGGGCACTATCGGCTTCATATAGTGTTTTGGCAGTTGATTTAGAATCGGGCCCTGAAACCGCCACAGGCgtttgcgctttttgagGAGACGCATCTTCCCCATggatctttttgaagaatctCTTTAAATGCAGTACTTTCCTCTTCGGTTTCTCGTGTGCAAGCTTGGGCGGGGTGTTTCTTCTCTGCTGTTCTTCGATTTGTCGTTGCATTATCTGTGCAGGATGCATATGGGGAGCTGAAGGAGACACGGAGTTTGCTACATGAGTTTGGGATGAATATGCTGAGTTGTTCTTGCTCGGGCCAAACGAAACGTAGTTATGAGGATTGTGCAAATGTTTTGCCTCGGCGTGACTCAATTGCGGATGGTCCATCATCGGGACTGCTGACCTTAATCTCTGATATGAATCTTGAGATTTAGTGCTAGAATTACTGTGTTTTGGTGATAAGATGGAACCTAGGAGCTCTTTTCCCGATTCATTGTTTGAGGAATGGCTGTTTCCCTTGAACAACTTTCCGAGCCCAAATCCGTGtttcttgccaaaaaaGTGAGAGGTGAGCGATGAAGTCGAACCATTCGACTTTATCGAAGACGCCTCGTTGGCACTCGGCGTCGCACTAAGGTGTTCTTGTCGAGGCATTTCCTCGTGGTGTTATACAGATTCAACGGAGACGAAGCCGAGCTCAACGCGGAGTCGAGGGTTGCGTGGGATAGACGGATAAACTCGGAGCAAGGTGGTACAAATATTGTCCGTTTCGCTTGAGCTCACTTGCTGCCAAAAGTTGGCAGCAAACCAAAGGTCTTTGATTACCCTTTCACAGGTCTATAATTACAGCAGACCGAGTAAAGCCGGTATAATTCGTATATAGTGCAAAATCTACAAAAGACATCGGGCAAAACGTGACTCGAGAACCTGCCTGCCATCAACGCTAGAGAGCAACATCACCTTGTTCGGGGAGATGTATTTCTAAGGGAGTATGCCTCATCGCTGAGTAGCGTTTCTGGCTCCACTCGGTCAGAGGATGAGGATGCTTGGGCAGATCTTCCTCGAATGCTTGCGCTACTCCCTCCATCAGAACTTCCCTGACGGAAGAGGCTAAAAATGCTGCCTCTGCGGCTTTTGGACGGCCTACTCGAGAGTGAATGTGCCATGTTATCGTCACCAGAGCCGCCGCTCTCATGAACATTGTTAGATTCGTTGATAACGACGCCTTGAGACTCGTCCCAGTCCTTGGCAGGTGCAATGATGGTCTTGGGGACACCTTTGACAGTCACAACACTCTCGACAATTCCCTTGATACTTGGTCGGTACGACGAAGATATGAGCTGTGTTTCAGAAGCTGGCTCGCTTGGCTGCCGATCGGAGGTGGAGTTTGAAGTGCTTGCAGCGTTTTCATGCGAGATTGTCGACAAATTTCCAACATCTTCAGCAGGCGTAGACTGTTTCGAGGTGACGGCCTGGGTACTTTCTCCGGTCTCCAATGTATGAGCCATTGCTTTCTTTGCCGCACCCAAATGCTCTCGAAGAATCGAGGTATCGGAATGCTGGGCAGAGTTGATGGAACCAGATCTTGTAGACTTGGGCGATACATCTGTGCCCCCGTAGCCAGGTGAACTCAACTTGAGATGGTGTCCTGGGATGTCTATCTGCCTCTTGACTTTGACATGGGGATTTTGGGTATGAAGTGGATTGGAAGCAAGATTGGAAGGCACAACGCCAGAAACATGATGCGCGACTTTGGGCTTTTGGACCGGGTCTGGAGATTCTTCGAGCAAGGGAGAGTTTTCGCCCGTGTTATCAACCGAGTGCCGCTGGGTAACTTTGTACAGTGAATGCAGGTATGAGGTTATATgcctctttgaaagaggccCTGGTTGTTCGCGCATGATGCGCTGGTGaatatcaacaaaaacgtcCGACTCATCAACAATTTCCTCGCCAATAAGCTCTTCGATCACATCTTCCAATGTCAGCACGCCGAGGGCACCCGAGGAGCTGCCGGGTTCTTGCGACACCACACACATGTGGGACTTaccttcttgaaaatagtTAAGAATGTTCAAACACGAGGTGTCAGGCGAGGTCTCAGGCAAGGTTGCCAGCGGGAAGTGCGACACAGGGAGGCAGTCGTCAGGGTCATACGATATAAGCACGCGGACCAGAAGCATGCCAATGAAGTTGTTTTTCTCGCCGGGGAGATGAATGGGGATACGGGAGAACCCGGAGTTGAAGATCTCCCCCACTGTCTTCTCGTCGAGCGTAGCGTCCGCGCTCATGGTGAAGACGTTCACAATGGGGGTCATGATTTCAGAcaccttcttctcttttaGGTCCAAAACAGCCGAGATAATGGTGACTTCATCGTTGGTGAGTCGGTCCACGCCCATGGTTCTGTGCAGGGTGACCAGAGTCTTGAGGCCGGACTTTTTGTACATGGTGCCGTGGTCTTCTCCCAGGATCCAATCCAGAAGAAGTGCCACGGGGTAGGCGACCGGATACATGGCGTACATGAGGACCAGAACGAACGGGCAGAAGAACGCCCCGACCTCCAGCCCATACCGGACACAGATGGACTGCGGTATTACTTCGCCGAAAATGACAATGAGAACCGTACTAGAGACCACCGCCTGCCAGCCGCCTCCGAGGCAGCGGTCCAGGACAATGGGAAGCGTCTCATTCGTGATAACGTtggacagcagcagcgtgACAAGGAGCCAGTGCTTTCCCTTGGATATCAGGTTGAGGACTTTTGTGGCGGCGCGCTGCTCCCTTGGCGTGCCCGACGTGCTGATGACCTTCAGGTAGACTTCGTCCTGGCCCATCAGGCCCAAAGTCAGGCCAGCAAACACGCCTCCCAGCAGCACGAGGAGCACGGAAATACTGAGAAAAGTTGCGAAGCGGGCTTCTTGGATCTCGTCGTTTTCGGCAACGTGGGCAATGGGGCGGCCGGAGATGGCGTGGATCAGCGAGAACAGCCATACTGTCCTTCGCACGCTGAGAAGCGTACCGGGGGAAGCCATGAATCTGTGGAGTTCGACGCGGGGTGCTTGTGCGGGTACGGTAGAGGTGAAGACCTCCGCAGAAGCCATGAAATCTTTACTGCGAAATGCGTGCGTATGAAGTGACATATTTTCGGGGAAGGGTCGGTGTTCTGATGCGTTGTCACGGGGCCGCACATGCTCTCCGTTGCGCTGCCACGTGGGGCGTGCACCCCTGGTTGCCCACGTACGCAGGGACGGCTCTGACCTGGGTCACATCACATGACACTACGTGTGCGCGGCACGTGCCCGGCGACAAAATTCCGCAGTCACGTGCGCAACCGTTGCGGCTCAAACGCTTGGCCGCCGCGAAGGGCGCGCTTGTGCTGCACCCGCTATCGGCCAGCGCACCCGCACGCGCATTGTGGACACCAACGCGACTTCGGCAAGAAGCGCGCTTGCCGAGTGATTTCTTCTGTACAGCGTCCAAAACCCTGCGGCAGCACCCACACCCGCACGTCCCGCGCGGGAAGCCAGTCGGGGTGCACGTGACACCGCCCAGCAGCTTATGCGAGCTCCGGAGCACGTGATACGGCCTCCTCTCACGTGCATGTTCTCCGGCCGTCCCGCAGTGACTCAGCGCTAGCCCCTCTTGGACAATGGCGGAGCCCGCTGCACAGCTTCCACGCCCTCTAGCCGCTCAAACACGCTGCcgtcgccgccgccggccCCGATCCGGCCTCGAGCTTCCTCAGAAGGCTTCCTGTCGCCCCTGGCAACATGCTGTGGTCCGCATTCCGCATTCCGCGCTTCGCATTTGGAATCCCGAGATTGCATAGAACCCACGTGATCTGTCCCTCAGCTTCTGGATATGGCCATCGCAAGACGCAACTCGCGCGCCCCGCTGACGTACACGCGTACGCACCCACACCCAACAGGGCAGCCGCGCGGGCTGGGACGCAGCTTGGCCGACGCGGCCCCGCGCCCTCAGGCATGCGGACAAAAATTAGTGGACAAATTGCGGAATAGTGGGTCAAGATCTAAAAAAAGAAAGAATGATAGACCCGAAAACTGGGCCTAGGACAAGCCGTCACCAGGTCAAATGACCGGCAAATTTTGTACCATGGCCTGACCTGATGGTCACCGGGTCAAAATTTGAGGGTCAAACGTCCGATTGGCCCTGCTGGCGTTCCCGTTGCGACAATTGGGCCGTCGGGCAGGGGCGGGGCCGCTAGCAGCAAATTCGGACAGCTGCTCCAACAGAAAAGCATATATAAAGACAAAGATAATAGATCCAATCAGGGGTTTCATTCTTTGTAATGTTTTCAATCTCCAGAATCACTAGAACTTCTAGTTTCACTACACAGTTTAGAGCGCTATACCGTTTTAAACACTCAGCAAGGAAACTCCAGAGCATCCCTTTCAGCATATACAAGAAAATGTCCGCTGCCGACAGACTGAATCAGACCCACGACATCCTATCCGAATCCGTGCAAGCCGTGGAAAACCCTTTCAAAGTCACCGTGATTGGGTCCGGTAACTGGGGTACCACCATCTCCAAGGTTGTGGCCGAGAACGCTGCGCTAAGACCACACTTGTTCGTCAAGCGTGTCGACATGTGGGTGTTTGAGGAGACCGTCGACGGCCAGAAGTTGACCGAGATCATCAACACCAAGCACCAGAACGTCAAGTACCTGCCTAACATCGACCTGCCAGAGAACCTGGTCGCCAACCCAGACTTGGTCTCTGCCGTCAAGGACGCCGACATCCTGGTCTTCAACATCCCTCACCAGTTCTTGCCACGCATTGTCTCCCAGTTGCAGGgcaacatcaagaaggacgCCCGTGCCATCTCCTGTTTGAAGGGTTTCGACGTGTCCAAGGACGGTGTCAAGCTGCTATCCACCTACGTCACCGAGAAGCTCGGAATCACCTGTGGTGCCCTTTCCGGTGCTAACTTGGCCCCAGAGGTTGCCAAGGAGAACTGGTCCGAGACCACTGTTGCCTACGAGTTGCCAAAGGACTTCAAGGGCGAGGGCAAGGACGTCGACCACGCCGTCTTGAAGGCTTTGTTCCACAGACCATACTTCCACGTCAACGTCATTGACGATGTCGCTGGTATCTCTGTTGCCGGTGCCTTGAAGAACGTTGTCGCTCTAGGTTGCGGTTTCGTCGAGGGTCTAGGCTGGGGTAACAACGCCTCCGCTGCCATCCAGAGAGTTGGTTTGGGTGAGATCATCAAGTTCGGTCAGATGTTCTTCCCAGACTCCCGTGTCGAGACCTACTACCAGGAGTCCGCCGGTGTTGCTGACTTGATCACCACCTGCTCTGGTGGTAGAAACGTCAGAGTCGCCACCCACATGGCCAAGACTGGTAAGTCTGCCGAGGAGTGCGAGAAGGAGCTGTTGAACGGCCAGTCCGCCCAGGGTATTCACACATGTAAGGAGGTCCACGAGTGGTTGGCCGAGTGCGGTAAGACCGATGAATTCGTTCTGTTCGAGGCCGTTTACCAGATTGTCTACGAGAACGCTCCTATGGACACTTTGCCAGACATGATCGAGGATCTGCAGGGTGTTAACATTCCAAAGGAGGAAGGCGAGCACAGCGAATAAGTGCTTGGCCGGACTTAGTCCCCACAGTCATCCAAAATATATTGCATAAACCAACAGCGAAGGTCAGGCAACCTTCTATATACTCACTGTAAAGTAGTTATTCTAACAACGCTCTAGAGAGCCGTTTTTATTATAtttcaaacaaaattaaaTTAAGGGCTATTAAGAAGACCCTTCGGTATGTCTCGGACGAGCACGAGTAAGAGCGTAAACTCAGATCCAAATGCCTTGACTTCGCGTCAATTCGCCGATGCTTTATCGGCGCGTTAACAGTTTTAAAAGCGATGTGATTATCGGTGAAGCAGGTCGTTGTGCTCAACCCTTCAAACCAGCGTGAAGTTTGGCGAAACCGCATTAAACCACTGCACAACTGACACCGCAGGGCAGCGTTGCTGTTGAGTACAATGCATTTGCACCAAAAGTAATTGGAGCTCCGCTCTTGCAAATTCGAGCATACACCAAAACCCTGTGGCTGCGTGCTTTGCCCATgctcttttcaacaacctcAATCGAGAGTAAAGGAGAAAGCTGCACCAGTCAATTTCCTTTTGATATCGTTACAATAGCATCCTTCGCCATTACCAGTGCCATGCATCTTGAACTCTGAGCTGAGACGCGCTGCAACAATTCTTAGCTGAGAGACAACGTTTAATCTTTTTGGCGAATTCTCGAGCCATTAAAGCTACCCCTGCGAGGTCCTCACCACACGTTGACACAAAGTAGTAGTTTAAAGCCCCTCAATTTAGCCGCTGagcttcagcagcgagCAGACAAAGAATTACGGCGATTGAAGATTTGATTGGATGGCACGAATAAACACATTTGACTTGAAGAGTTGCCAAAATGTGCTTGCCGCACGCCCAATGGTTCTAACGTCAAGTATTCATTAGCGGCGCTTGGAGTAGCGAGCTTCTCATCGTATCTTGAAATAAGAGCATGGGCTAAAAATTCAATTTAATAAGGTCAGTGATGCTGAATTCGCACCTTTTATAAAGCCCGAGCCGAGCATCCTAAAATTCGATCTCCAGATCTTCATCTCCTTGACATTACATGTGCTCTTTCAATTGACATTTAGGTTCTGTTCCTAACCTTTTTTGccacaagtttttgaatctGGCCCCGAAAAATAGCCCAAAATCACGCTTGCAGATCCCAGCAGTGCCTCGAAAGCTATTCGTATCTAGAACCTCTAACAGCTATACACATGGTTAGACCCGCGACGGTTCTGAAAACTATCCGCCTTTCATTCTACACAACGGTATTCAATGTACCGATAACATAATAAAGCGCCCCCTCAAGAAGAGCCGTGCTTGCAACCCAATCCACTGCATTTCATTGCAAGATaatcaaaatttgagacATTTGAGGCGATCGATCTATGCCTTTCTGGTGCCCCGGAAAACAGATTGACACTAAATGTGTAAAGGCGCTACTCCCTGTACAAAATACATGATTCCTTTCGCTTGAACTAACAAAGGCTCGCAAACACAAGGGACCTACAGAAGCAAAACTAAAGGACCTAAAATAACCCTTGGTGGTTGTGCAAGAAGCATCGCGTATGATGTTGTAGAACGCTATCTTTGAAGGCGCACCTCCAGCATGCTGCACGAAGAAACCGTTAACCTGAGTATTTTAGTactcaaaaaaagataCTTCTCTGGTTCATTGTGCAAAGGTCAAAAGGCCTGCTccgctttcaaagctatTAGTGTTTGGGTCAAAGCTATAGACTTGAAAAACGCACGCCACCTGTGCCGCGATGCCTCACGCCTGCATGCGATAGAACCACCGGTGGCATGACGATGGTCGCGATACAGCGCATGGTAGAGTTCACCCACTTCTTTCGTTAAGCGGAGACTGCAAGCTCGTACCCGGCGATGGCATCACCTGTCTCTTGCTAAAACAACACTGCGTTAAAGCGACGCAGATCCTAGGTCAGGCGTGCAGTAGGTCAAGGAATGTTTTACCGGGGCCGAGGTGTGCCGCGAACGTGGCTCGCTTCAAGTCACGGTGGCCTTCTGAACAAACGCTCCGTAAAAGGCCAGAATAAAAAATTCTGTGAACAGTGTGTTGAGGTCTCGGCACGTTCGCTTACGCTTACGCGATAATTTCAAAGCTGGATTATATATGTTGCAAGGCGTGTTTCGAAACTCAGAAGCCAGTGTTGGGCTCTATATAGAGATAACTGGCAATATTTACTCAAAAGCACGCAAATGGACCAAGGGAATTGGCAGCAATTAATCGACGTGCTGAGCTAAGAACCTTATAAACAATTACCGTGAAAGTTAACTACAGATGTCTACAAACACAAATGCCAGAGTTTTTGGCGCACTTTGAACGCCGCGCTCAGCGGCTGTGTCAATCACATACCCTCTGCGCCAGTATAATAATCATGGAGGATAGCACAGTTAACACTGTTGCTAATCGAAGTATGCTCAAACTTTGAAATACGAAGGCTAAATATTTCAAGACAGACGCAATTgcagcgatgagctcttcgctAATACGACGGCCTCCCTGAAATTAGTTTGTGAGCTGTGATtacttcaattttgaacCTCTGAAAGCGGACACTCCCAGTTTTTCATCCAGGCAGTCTGTATATAACTACAGTAGAGAACTGGCCCACatcaattttgtttttgcttggGCTCGCGGCTTTATGCGAAGACTACACATCTGACTTAACATATCACGTGCCAGGAAAACCTTCTAAGCGCGTCAAAGCCTAGAGGAAACTTTAAGCTCCATAGCTTTTGGGAGCCTCGTGACCTGCTGATAAGAAATTTAATTTATTTCACGAGCTAGAGGCTGCGATAAGCTTAACGGCGAAATTCAACTTGGCCTTTCAGCAGAAACTGTAGCGCCGCGACATGGAGAAGTTTATGAGCCGCATCAGTTGTGACTCTTCGGGAATTGGTTAATTGACTGCTTCCGCCTGTGAACTTGCTGACCGCCAGGCTCATGGTCACGATACACGCCTATACCGGAAAAGTCAACATTGACTCATTTCACTATCCTTAGAAACAGGTGTACAGATAAGAAAGAAGCCTTTATCCGAATTCCTGAAATACCAATGGCATATAAAGAGGGCAGTAGACGTCGTCCCTTCTCATCCTTCAACAGCATTTAATCGCAGCATTACAAGCACAAATACAAGCTCAATGTCTAAGGGAAAAGTTTGTCTAGCATACTCCGGAGGTTTGGACACCTCTATCATTCTCGCCTGGTTGTTGGAAGAGGGCTACGAGGTTGTGGCCTTCATGGCCAACGTCGGGCAAGAAGAGGACTTCGATGCCgctgaaaagaaggccatGGCTATCGGTGCCACTAAATACGTGTGTGTTGACTGCAGAGAGGACTTCGTCAAAGACGTTCTGTTCCCAGCCGTTCAAGTCAACGCTGTATACGAGGATGTGTACCTGATGGGTACCTCGCTGGCTAGACCAGTGATCGCCAAGGCGCAAATCGACGTCGCCGAGGCTGAAGGCTGTTTCGCCGTTGCCCACGGTTGCACAGGTAAGGGTAACGACCAGATCCGTTTCGAACTAGGTTTCTACGCCTTGAAGCCAGACGTCAAGGTTATTGCCCCATGGAGAGACCCAGCATTCTTTGAGCGTTTCGCCGGCAGAAAGGACCTGTTGGACTACGCTGCTGAGAAGGGCATTCCTGTCACCCAGACCAAGGCCAAGCCATGGTCTACCGATGAGAACCAGGCTCACATCTCTTACGAGGCTGGTATCCTAGAAGACCCCGACACCACTCCTCCTAAGGGCATGTGGAAGCTGATTGTTGACCCACAGGATGCCCCAGACAAGCCAGAGGACCTAACTATCGTCTTTGAGAAGGGTATTCCTGTCAAGATCTCATTTACCGAGGACGGCGAGGCCAAGGAAGTTACCAAGCCGCTAGACGTCTTTTTGACTGCCTCCAACTTGGCTAGAAGAAACGGTGTGGGCAGGATCGACATCGTTGAGGATCGTTACATCAACCTGAAGTCTAGAGGCTGTTACGAGCAGGCTCCTTTGACCGTCTTGAGAAGGGCTCACGTTGACCTGGAAGGTCTGGTACTAGACAAGGAAGTCCGCCATTTGAGAGACCAGTTTGTCACTCCAACATACTCTAGACTAATGTACAACGGTTCCTACTTCACCCCCGAATtcgacttcatcaagtcaATGATTGCTCCCTCGCAGACTCATGTCAATGGCCAAGTCAGACTCAGACTGTACAAGGGTAACGTCATTGTTCTAGGTAGATCTTCCGAGACTGAGAACCTCTACGATCCAACTGAGTCCTCCATGGACGAGTTGACTGGCTTCTTGCCCACCGACACTACCGGCTTCATCGCTATCCAGGCTATCAGAGTCAAGAAGTATGGtgaagccaagaaggccaaggGAGAAAAACTCACTTTGTAATCATATAGAGAGCACATACCCTGTTAATAAGTTGAACCCTGGATCTTGTATTTGAACGTTGTCAACCCTTAAAGTATTGAGAGGAAAGCGTTCTCTATCACATGACTTGTAAAGACGTTTTTCAGGGTCAGCCGTCTGACCAAACGGCGATTATATCCAATTGGTCGCGCGAACAGCAGGCTCATCCATAAGATTCCGCCAGATTGCTCTTTGCAAGTATTTAAAGAGCAGCGGTCGTTCTTGTATGTTAAGGACCTTAAAAAGtggtctttcaagagctttgcGCAGTGCAAAAGGAACAAAACCCTATTCAAAATCATCCATCATGGCTAAGAGCACGTACCTGGCCGATCATAAGGCCCCGCTCGTAATGCTCAGCGCAAAGGATTTCTTTGCGCAATTGAGTCGTGACGAAAAATTTTATGCTCACTACATGTCAAAAGCTTCCCACGCAGGGTCTAGAGTTGTGCTGAGACAGGTTTCTCACGAAAGTGAATCTATTTACGACCTGATCAAGACCATCCATGAAAAGTTGAAGGGTACCTACCCAGAGGGCGAAGAAACTGACTTATACCTGGAATACGTTTCTCAGTTCCTCTCCAACTTAGGTAACTATAAATCCTTTGGCGATTTTAAGTTTGTCCCCCGTTGCTCGGAATCATTTATTATGGGCCTTCTAGAATTGGCCGGCATCGACAAAAATTCGAAGCCCTCAAATAAGTCCTGTCCTTACAAAACATGGGCCGATGTTGTTTCCAAAGGCATATTCCATGTCGACGAGAAGTGCGCATTGCTTGGTTTCCCTTCTGAGGGTCATTGTTCCTCATATTACTTTGGAGATGTGTCGCCAGAAGATATGagacttttgaaagacgaAGTATTTGGCCATTTGAAAATCTTACCCGAGAATACAAGAATCAAGAAGTTAAGCAGCAACAATTTCGAAATCCTCGTTGCCTCAAAGGTTTCAAACTACACTTTGCCTGAATACCCAAAATCACCAGTCAAACTCTCGAATGGAGCCGAAGTTATTTTTGTGTTTGGCGACCATTCCCGCGAAATGGGCTTAATCGCAGACTACCTTCGCAAAGCTCGCGATTATGCGGCTAATGATACCCAAAAAAGCATGCTAGATGCCTATATTAAGCACTTCGAAACCGGTTCATCTCACGCGCACAAAGATTCCCAAAAACTTTGGGTTAAGGACTTATCTCCAGTCATTGAAACAAACGTTGGTTTTATCGAGACATACAGAGAGCCATCTGGTATAATTGGTGAATTTGAATCTTTGGTTGCgattcaaaacaaagagcgCACTCAGAAGTTTGCAACTATGGTCCAGAATGCTGGAAAGTTCATTTCTTTGTTGCCCTGGGACaaagaatttgagaagccCAAGTTCCAACCCCCAGACTTCACTTCTTTGGAGGTCTTGACTTTTGCAGGTAGTGGAATTCCAGCCGGTATTAACATTCCGAACTATGATGATGTTAGGTTAAACATTGGATTCAAGAATGTTTCCTTAGGAAACATTCTGAGCTCATCTCTAGGGTCTAAAATGCCCATCACTTTTGTGACTGATGACGACCGcaagatcttggaaaagttcCAGAGCGATTCATTTGAAGTCCAAGTTGGTATTCACGAGTTGTTGGGCCATGGTTCCGGAAAGCTGTTGAGCGAACTGGATGATGGCACGTTCAATTTTGATAAAGAAAATCCTCCGCTAGGTCTTGAAGGAAAACCTGTGACTACATACTACAAAAAGGGAGAGACATGGGGTTCCAAATTTGGCCAGCTTGCTGGTGCATTTGAAGAATGTCGTGCGGAAGTCATTGCCATGTATCTGATTACAAATcgcgagctt from Lachancea thermotolerans CBS 6340 chromosome F complete sequence includes the following:
- a CDS encoding dipeptidyl-peptidase III (similar to uniprot|Q08225 Saccharomyces cerevisiae YOL057W Hypothetical ORF) — encoded protein: MLRTLKSGLSRALRSAKGTKPYSKSSIMAKSTYLADHKAPLVMLSAKDFFAQLSRDEKFYAHYMSKASHAGSRVVLRQVSHESESIYDLIKTIHEKLKGTYPEGEETDLYLEYVSQFLSNLGNYKSFGDFKFVPRCSESFIMGLLELAGIDKNSKPSNKSCPYKTWADVVSKGIFHVDEKCALLGFPSEGHCSSYYFGDVSPEDMRLLKDEVFGHLKILPENTRIKKLSSNNFEILVASKVSNYTLPEYPKSPVKLSNGAEVIFVFGDHSREMGLIADYLRKARDYAANDTQKSMLDAYIKHFETGSSHAHKDSQKLWVKDLSPVIETNVGFIETYREPSGIIGEFESLVAIQNKERTQKFATMVQNAGKFISLLPWDKEFEKPKFQPPDFTSLEVLTFAGSGIPAGINIPNYDDVRLNIGFKNVSLGNILSSSLGSKMPITFVTDDDRKILEKFQSDSFEVQVGIHELLGHGSGKLLSELDDGTFNFDKENPPLGLEGKPVTTYYKKGETWGSKFGQLAGAFEECRAEVIAMYLITNRELLEIFGFKTQEDQDNIIYAGYLQMARAGLLALEFWDPSTKKWGQPHMQARFSIMKTFLKHSGDKGFLTLSHSEPDFSDLKIHLNRSMIENVGRNAVRDYLTHLHIYKSSGDVEQGSKYFVERSTVDPELAQFRSIVIEKKLPRRQFIQANTVIEKGDVSLKEYDETSVGMLQSYLEREV